A part of Ammospiza caudacuta isolate bAmmCau1 chromosome 7, bAmmCau1.pri, whole genome shotgun sequence genomic DNA contains:
- the MKNK1 gene encoding MAP kinase-interacting serine/threonine-protein kinase 1 isoform X2: MVSSQPVPIADSGKRKKKKRTRATDQVPGKFEDLYKLTAELLGEGAYAKVQGAVSLQTGKEYAVKIIEKNAGHSRSRVFREIETLYQCQGNKNILELIEFFEDDTRYYLVFEKLRGGSILAHIQKRKHFNEREASKVVRDIASALDFLHTKGIAHRDLKPENILCESPEKISPVKICDFDLGSGVKLNSACTPITTPELTTPCGSAEYMAPEVVEVFMEEATFYDKRCDLWSLGVILYIMLSGYPPFVGNCGTDCGWDRGEVCRVCQNKLFESIQEGKYEFPDKDWSHISSEAKDLISKLLVCDAKERLSAAQVLQHSWLQGQAPERGLPTPQVLQRNSSTKDLTLFAAEAIALNRQLSQHESELSAEPESAARAVCSMKLSPPSKSRLARRRALAHATKTSDFQPVPHKAF; encoded by the exons ATGGTCAGCAGCCAGCCTGTCCCCATAGCAGAcagtgggaaaaggaaaaagaagaaaagaaccAGAGCCACAGATCAGGTCCCTGGGAAGTTTGAAG ACTTGTACAAGCTGACTGCTGAGCTGCTTGGTGAGGGAGCATATGCTAAAGTTCAGGGTGCTGTCAGTCTCCAAACTGGGAAAGAATATGCAGTCAAA ATCATTGAAAAAAATGCTGGGCATAGTCGGAGTCGGGTTTTTCGTGAGATAGAAACTCTGTACCAGTGCCAGGGTAACAA gaacatTTTGGAGTTAATAGAATTTTTTGAAGATGACACAAGATACTACCTGGTCTTTGAGAAGCTGCGAGGAG GTTCAATCCTGGCCCATATTCAAAAGAGGAAGCACTTCAATGAACGAGAAGCAAGCAAAGTGGTGAGAGACATTGCCTCTGCTCTGGACTTTCTTCATACTAAAG GTATTGCTCACAGGGACCTGAAGCCTGAAAACATCTTGTGTGAATCTCCAGAAAAG atATCACCAGTAAAAATATGTGACTTTGACCTTGGCAGTGGGGTGAAGCTCAACAGTGCGTGTACTCCCATAACTACTCCTGAGTTAACAACGCCG TGTGGCTCTGCAGAATACATGGCACCTGAAGTGGTGGAAGTCTTCATGGAGGAGGCCACGTTCTATGACAAGAGGTGTGATCTGTGGAGCCTGGGGGTGATCCTGTACATCATGCTCAGTGGTTACCCCCCTTTTGTGGGCAACTGTGGCACAGactgtggctgggacagaggagaaGTCTGCAGGGTTTGCCAG AACAAGCTTTTTGAGAGCATTCAGGAGGGCAAATATGAATTTCCTGACAAGGACTGGTCACATATTTCCTCTGAGGCCAAAGATCTCATCTCAAAGCTTCTGGTTTGTGATGCCAAAGAACGGCTTAGTGCTGCCCAAGTTTTGCAACATTCATGGCTTCAAGGA CAGGCTCCTGAAAGGGGATTGCCCACCCCTCAAGTTCTTCAAAG gaacagcagcacaaaggacCTGACGCTGTTTGCAGCCGAGGCCATCGCCCTGAACCGGCAGCTGTCCCAGCACGAGAGCGAGCTGAGCGCGGAGCCGGAGAGCGCCGCCCGCGCCGTGTGCTCCATGaagctgtcccctccctccaaGTCCCGCCTGGCCCGGCGCAGGGCCCTGGCACACGCCACCAAAACCAGCGACTTCCAGCCAGTTCCCCATAAAGCCTTCTGa
- the MKNK1 gene encoding MAP kinase-interacting serine/threonine-protein kinase 1 isoform X3 yields the protein MVSSQPVPIADSGKRKKKKRTRATDQVPGKFEDLYKLTAELLGEGAYAKVQGAVSLQTGKEYAVKIIEKNAGHSRSRVFREIETLYQCQGNKNILELIEFFEDDTRYYLVFEKLRGGSILAHIQKRKHFNEREASKVVRDIASALDFLHTKGIAHRDLKPENILCESPEKISPVKICDFDLGSGVKLNSACTPITTPELTTPCGSAEYMAPEVVEVFMEEATFYDKRCDLWSLGVILYIMLSGYPPFVGNCGTDCGWDRGEVCRVCQNKLFESIQEGKYEFPDKDWSHISSEAKDLISKLLVCDAKERLSAAQVLQHSWLQGAPERGLPTPQVLQRNSSTKDLTLFAAEAIALNRQLSQHESELSAEPESAARAVCSMKLSPPSKSRLARRRALAHATKTSDFQPVPHKAF from the exons ATGGTCAGCAGCCAGCCTGTCCCCATAGCAGAcagtgggaaaaggaaaaagaagaaaagaaccAGAGCCACAGATCAGGTCCCTGGGAAGTTTGAAG ACTTGTACAAGCTGACTGCTGAGCTGCTTGGTGAGGGAGCATATGCTAAAGTTCAGGGTGCTGTCAGTCTCCAAACTGGGAAAGAATATGCAGTCAAA ATCATTGAAAAAAATGCTGGGCATAGTCGGAGTCGGGTTTTTCGTGAGATAGAAACTCTGTACCAGTGCCAGGGTAACAA gaacatTTTGGAGTTAATAGAATTTTTTGAAGATGACACAAGATACTACCTGGTCTTTGAGAAGCTGCGAGGAG GTTCAATCCTGGCCCATATTCAAAAGAGGAAGCACTTCAATGAACGAGAAGCAAGCAAAGTGGTGAGAGACATTGCCTCTGCTCTGGACTTTCTTCATACTAAAG GTATTGCTCACAGGGACCTGAAGCCTGAAAACATCTTGTGTGAATCTCCAGAAAAG atATCACCAGTAAAAATATGTGACTTTGACCTTGGCAGTGGGGTGAAGCTCAACAGTGCGTGTACTCCCATAACTACTCCTGAGTTAACAACGCCG TGTGGCTCTGCAGAATACATGGCACCTGAAGTGGTGGAAGTCTTCATGGAGGAGGCCACGTTCTATGACAAGAGGTGTGATCTGTGGAGCCTGGGGGTGATCCTGTACATCATGCTCAGTGGTTACCCCCCTTTTGTGGGCAACTGTGGCACAGactgtggctgggacagaggagaaGTCTGCAGGGTTTGCCAG AACAAGCTTTTTGAGAGCATTCAGGAGGGCAAATATGAATTTCCTGACAAGGACTGGTCACATATTTCCTCTGAGGCCAAAGATCTCATCTCAAAGCTTCTGGTTTGTGATGCCAAAGAACGGCTTAGTGCTGCCCAAGTTTTGCAACATTCATGGCTTCAAGGA GCTCCTGAAAGGGGATTGCCCACCCCTCAAGTTCTTCAAAG gaacagcagcacaaaggacCTGACGCTGTTTGCAGCCGAGGCCATCGCCCTGAACCGGCAGCTGTCCCAGCACGAGAGCGAGCTGAGCGCGGAGCCGGAGAGCGCCGCCCGCGCCGTGTGCTCCATGaagctgtcccctccctccaaGTCCCGCCTGGCCCGGCGCAGGGCCCTGGCACACGCCACCAAAACCAGCGACTTCCAGCCAGTTCCCCATAAAGCCTTCTGa
- the MKNK1 gene encoding MAP kinase-interacting serine/threonine-protein kinase 1 isoform X1: MFCHTEMVSSQPVPIADSGKRKKKKRTRATDQVPGKFEDLYKLTAELLGEGAYAKVQGAVSLQTGKEYAVKIIEKNAGHSRSRVFREIETLYQCQGNKNILELIEFFEDDTRYYLVFEKLRGGSILAHIQKRKHFNEREASKVVRDIASALDFLHTKGIAHRDLKPENILCESPEKISPVKICDFDLGSGVKLNSACTPITTPELTTPCGSAEYMAPEVVEVFMEEATFYDKRCDLWSLGVILYIMLSGYPPFVGNCGTDCGWDRGEVCRVCQNKLFESIQEGKYEFPDKDWSHISSEAKDLISKLLVCDAKERLSAAQVLQHSWLQGQAPERGLPTPQVLQRNSSTKDLTLFAAEAIALNRQLSQHESELSAEPESAARAVCSMKLSPPSKSRLARRRALAHATKTSDFQPVPHKAF, from the exons ATGTTCTGCCACACAGAGATGGTCAGCAGCCAGCCTGTCCCCATAGCAGAcagtgggaaaaggaaaaagaagaaaagaaccAGAGCCACAGATCAGGTCCCTGGGAAGTTTGAAG ACTTGTACAAGCTGACTGCTGAGCTGCTTGGTGAGGGAGCATATGCTAAAGTTCAGGGTGCTGTCAGTCTCCAAACTGGGAAAGAATATGCAGTCAAA ATCATTGAAAAAAATGCTGGGCATAGTCGGAGTCGGGTTTTTCGTGAGATAGAAACTCTGTACCAGTGCCAGGGTAACAA gaacatTTTGGAGTTAATAGAATTTTTTGAAGATGACACAAGATACTACCTGGTCTTTGAGAAGCTGCGAGGAG GTTCAATCCTGGCCCATATTCAAAAGAGGAAGCACTTCAATGAACGAGAAGCAAGCAAAGTGGTGAGAGACATTGCCTCTGCTCTGGACTTTCTTCATACTAAAG GTATTGCTCACAGGGACCTGAAGCCTGAAAACATCTTGTGTGAATCTCCAGAAAAG atATCACCAGTAAAAATATGTGACTTTGACCTTGGCAGTGGGGTGAAGCTCAACAGTGCGTGTACTCCCATAACTACTCCTGAGTTAACAACGCCG TGTGGCTCTGCAGAATACATGGCACCTGAAGTGGTGGAAGTCTTCATGGAGGAGGCCACGTTCTATGACAAGAGGTGTGATCTGTGGAGCCTGGGGGTGATCCTGTACATCATGCTCAGTGGTTACCCCCCTTTTGTGGGCAACTGTGGCACAGactgtggctgggacagaggagaaGTCTGCAGGGTTTGCCAG AACAAGCTTTTTGAGAGCATTCAGGAGGGCAAATATGAATTTCCTGACAAGGACTGGTCACATATTTCCTCTGAGGCCAAAGATCTCATCTCAAAGCTTCTGGTTTGTGATGCCAAAGAACGGCTTAGTGCTGCCCAAGTTTTGCAACATTCATGGCTTCAAGGA CAGGCTCCTGAAAGGGGATTGCCCACCCCTCAAGTTCTTCAAAG gaacagcagcacaaaggacCTGACGCTGTTTGCAGCCGAGGCCATCGCCCTGAACCGGCAGCTGTCCCAGCACGAGAGCGAGCTGAGCGCGGAGCCGGAGAGCGCCGCCCGCGCCGTGTGCTCCATGaagctgtcccctccctccaaGTCCCGCCTGGCCCGGCGCAGGGCCCTGGCACACGCCACCAAAACCAGCGACTTCCAGCCAGTTCCCCATAAAGCCTTCTGa